One part of the Dyadobacter sp. 676 genome encodes these proteins:
- a CDS encoding alpha-2-macroglobulin family protein, producing MKLAYAFGYHLFITIIILLTMHTYGQTPVKYYAKEWKAVEALVAKGLSKDALEHLRSIYQHAKKEKQEVQVIKATVYMAQLQTENRENNAIASIRELEKEMAESSGPALPILTSLVASAYLDYYQTVRWQLYNRTATAGFDKADIATWGTEDFHEKIGELFLESIRNEPLLKNTHLDRYDAIITKGNMRQLRPTLFDLLAFRALSYFSSDERNIKKPAYAFEINTASAFDPAADFVHRKFETKDSASLEYQALLLYQRLIAFHLNDKDPGALIDADLARIQYVRQKSVHPDKDELYFMAVGHVADQYQSTPAAAQAWYFKAAYLNEKADNYKPGQDSTSRFERVMALEICRQILRDNPETEGGANAHNLSRAITRKSLFFSVEAVNSIAKPFRVLVRYRNLGKLHLRIVRTTEALRKNLENDERNTKWKILAAAEAIKSWEQPLPDTKDYQEHSVEVKAEGLPPGEYILLASSDPGFRNTDAVLGAAIFHVSDISFIQKNDDFFVLNRENGEPLSGAKAQLWEKRYDYNVRSNVKNKGALLTTDKNGYFKRRPIRKNDYGIRHLIEFTHGNDHLFVQENTNRYYNDEAEPDSDEIAERIFLFTDRSLYRPGQTVYYKGIVRKGNGVLRDQREEFTVALYNANAEHIAESKQRVNAYGSFSGSFIIPGDGLTGNFYIQVRDKFRVDFHVEEYKRPRFAVEFDTLKTAYKVNDLIKSTGKAIAYAGNAIDAATVRYRVVRRPRLLYTWLRKRWWTPDEPMEIAHGETVTDASGQFHIDFEAIPDRKVDTKLDPVFDYTIYVDVTDSNGETRSAETSLSVSYKSYLLKADIPPVTEAGQFKSLAIRTENLSGIFAPAEATIRITRVAPENRLIRKRYWERPDLFVMSKNEFVASFPHDEYDRETEMENWETAGSPMAKTVKLENDRPVSVSEFSLAAGFYKIEVSTTNVAGEKLTEAGFTELKDTDAKKLSYPQYLSFMPTTAVEPGEKGLYTLGTSAEKAFLIVSTNRKSASSGFSYLTLNDELKRFDYTPSEEDRGGYVVDYVFVKHNRIHTHAENIAVPWTNKDLKIEYETFRDKTLPGSMEAWKVKINGYKKEHVAAEMLASMYDASLDQFYPHQWQKPYVWPVHMNLKYWIDSGNFGPANADLRYNDSDHFKGFEKRYDELIWDLFKHSYDTRSARGRSVVKDSRLSEKIAIPLAAPMPEGGNDLDFAEETTNSNEVSTVEYDETRDQKVAGNDQLVPPPATRKNFNETAFFFPDLKTDSEGNITFSFTMPEALTRWKFQALAHTQELALGYSSKEIVTQKDLMVQPNAPRFLREGDRVSFPVKVANLSSGAVNAEVSFSLFDPETDESLDELFRNDKPSSQLSIAAGQSSTAFFVLEIPKDFTKTVTWRAVAKAGNLSDGEENTLPVLPNRMLVTESIPIAMKGNGAKHFTFEKLLGSSRSATLAHQSVTVEYSSNPAWYAVQSLPYLMEYPYECAEQTWNRYCANSLASHIVNASPRIAEVFKSWKGTGALESNLAKNQELKSLLIQETPWVLASKSEAEQKRNIALLFDFARMENELNANMRKLLKMQSPNGGFVWFKGGPDDRYITQYILTGIGHLLKINALHSEQLANIDAIIEKALPYLDKRAEEDYENLVKSKSDLKQYVPGPVEIQYLYARSFFAKPVPASTEKAYQYYRERARLTWTAQSKLLQGQIALICHRAKDTKTARQILESLRQTAIRSEDLGMYWKDNQRGWWWHEAPIERQALLIEAFQEIDNDHPTVAALKTWLLKNKQTNSWESTKATAEACYALLMNGTDWLAESPQTTVRIGQTEIHSKDGKTESGTGYFKKTIDTEINPKMGDIEVTVNSASSQLPGWGAVYWQYFEDLDKITLAETPLKLSKQLFVETNTDSGPVLTPVREGDAVKVGDKIKVRIELRVDRDMEYVHMKDLRASGLEPTNVLSGYRWQGGLGYYETTRDASTNFFFDRLRKGTYVFEYPLFITHEGDFSNGITTIQCMYAPEFAAHSEGIRIKAFPQN from the coding sequence ATGAAATTAGCCTACGCCTTCGGTTACCACCTTTTTATCACCATTATCATATTATTAACTATGCACACCTACGGACAAACACCTGTTAAGTATTATGCCAAAGAATGGAAGGCGGTCGAAGCACTCGTCGCGAAAGGCCTGTCCAAAGATGCACTGGAACACCTAAGGTCTATTTATCAGCACGCCAAAAAGGAAAAACAAGAGGTGCAGGTGATCAAGGCAACGGTGTATATGGCCCAACTGCAAACCGAGAACCGCGAAAACAATGCGATCGCATCGATCAGGGAACTGGAAAAGGAAATGGCTGAAAGCTCCGGCCCGGCCCTCCCGATCCTGACGAGCCTGGTCGCTTCGGCGTACCTCGATTATTACCAGACAGTCCGCTGGCAGTTGTACAACCGCACGGCCACAGCCGGTTTTGATAAAGCGGACATCGCGACGTGGGGCACCGAGGATTTCCACGAAAAAATAGGCGAACTCTTCCTGGAATCCATTCGGAATGAACCACTTTTGAAAAACACGCATCTGGATCGTTATGATGCTATTATTACTAAAGGCAATATGCGCCAACTCCGCCCGACGCTGTTCGACTTACTCGCATTCAGGGCATTGTCCTATTTCTCGTCGGACGAACGTAACATTAAAAAGCCCGCCTATGCATTCGAAATCAATACAGCTTCCGCATTCGACCCAGCTGCGGATTTTGTGCACAGAAAGTTTGAAACAAAAGATTCCGCATCGCTCGAATACCAGGCTTTGCTTCTCTATCAGCGGCTGATCGCGTTTCACCTGAACGACAAAGATCCCGGCGCATTGATCGACGCCGACCTGGCGCGTATTCAGTATGTGCGGCAAAAATCGGTGCATCCTGACAAAGACGAGCTCTATTTTATGGCCGTCGGCCATGTTGCCGACCAATATCAATCTACGCCGGCAGCAGCGCAGGCCTGGTATTTCAAAGCGGCTTATTTGAATGAAAAAGCAGATAATTATAAGCCGGGCCAGGATTCGACGAGCCGGTTCGAAAGGGTAATGGCATTGGAAATCTGCCGGCAAATCCTTCGGGATAATCCGGAGACGGAAGGTGGTGCGAATGCACACAATCTTTCCCGGGCAATCACCCGTAAAAGCCTTTTCTTTTCGGTTGAAGCCGTTAACAGCATTGCAAAACCGTTCCGAGTGCTGGTGAGGTACCGGAACCTTGGCAAGCTGCATTTACGCATAGTCAGGACGACCGAGGCACTGAGAAAAAACCTCGAAAATGATGAGCGGAACACGAAGTGGAAAATATTGGCTGCTGCCGAGGCTATAAAATCATGGGAGCAACCACTTCCCGACACCAAAGACTATCAGGAACATTCGGTGGAAGTTAAAGCCGAAGGTCTGCCGCCGGGAGAATACATATTGCTGGCCAGCTCCGATCCTGGCTTCCGGAATACCGATGCGGTGCTCGGTGCGGCTATTTTCCACGTGTCCGATATCAGTTTTATTCAAAAAAATGACGATTTCTTTGTCCTGAACCGCGAAAACGGCGAGCCCTTATCCGGTGCAAAGGCCCAATTGTGGGAAAAGCGCTACGATTACAATGTAAGGAGTAATGTTAAAAACAAAGGCGCGCTGCTTACTACCGACAAAAACGGTTATTTCAAAAGACGTCCCATCCGGAAAAACGATTACGGCATTCGCCATTTGATAGAATTTACACACGGGAACGACCACCTGTTTGTACAGGAAAACACGAACCGATATTACAATGACGAAGCCGAACCGGACAGCGACGAAATAGCGGAGCGCATTTTTCTGTTCACGGACCGGAGCCTGTACCGCCCTGGTCAGACGGTTTATTACAAAGGCATCGTCAGAAAAGGCAACGGCGTGCTCCGCGATCAGCGTGAAGAATTCACGGTGGCACTGTACAACGCCAATGCTGAGCATATAGCGGAATCAAAGCAGCGCGTGAATGCCTATGGGAGTTTTTCGGGCTCGTTCATAATCCCGGGCGATGGGCTGACAGGCAATTTCTATATTCAGGTAAGGGACAAGTTCCGGGTTGACTTCCATGTAGAAGAATACAAACGCCCACGTTTTGCCGTAGAATTCGATACGCTGAAAACGGCTTACAAAGTAAATGACCTCATAAAATCGACCGGAAAGGCAATTGCCTATGCGGGAAATGCCATTGATGCCGCAACAGTGAGATACCGCGTCGTCCGCCGGCCGCGACTGCTTTACACCTGGCTACGCAAGCGCTGGTGGACACCCGACGAACCGATGGAAATCGCCCATGGCGAAACCGTTACCGATGCATCGGGGCAATTCCATATCGATTTTGAAGCCATTCCCGACCGGAAGGTCGATACCAAACTCGACCCTGTTTTTGACTACACTATCTACGTGGATGTAACCGACAGCAATGGTGAAACGAGAAGTGCGGAAACAAGCCTATCCGTCAGCTACAAATCCTACCTATTGAAAGCCGATATTCCTCCGGTGACCGAGGCCGGCCAATTCAAATCGCTCGCAATCCGCACCGAGAACCTGTCGGGCATATTTGCACCGGCCGAAGCGACGATTCGGATCACCCGGGTAGCGCCGGAGAACCGGCTGATCAGGAAGCGTTATTGGGAGCGGCCCGATCTTTTTGTCATGTCCAAAAATGAATTTGTCGCCAGCTTCCCGCACGATGAATACGATCGTGAAACGGAAATGGAGAACTGGGAAACTGCGGGTTCGCCGATGGCTAAAACCGTGAAATTGGAAAATGACAGACCAGTATCGGTCTCCGAGTTTAGTCTCGCTGCGGGTTTTTACAAAATCGAAGTGAGTACAACCAATGTGGCTGGCGAGAAACTCACAGAAGCAGGATTTACAGAGCTGAAAGACACGGACGCGAAAAAGCTTTCGTACCCTCAATACCTGTCCTTCATGCCTACAACCGCCGTTGAGCCGGGGGAAAAAGGACTTTACACGTTAGGCACGTCGGCCGAAAAGGCATTTCTGATCGTCAGTACGAACCGGAAATCCGCAAGTAGCGGCTTTTCTTACCTTACCCTGAATGATGAGCTCAAAAGATTCGACTACACCCCGTCGGAAGAAGACCGCGGCGGTTATGTGGTTGATTACGTATTTGTGAAACACAATCGCATTCACACGCACGCCGAAAACATCGCGGTGCCGTGGACGAACAAGGACCTGAAAATCGAGTACGAGACATTCCGGGACAAAACATTGCCGGGAAGCATGGAAGCATGGAAGGTCAAGATCAACGGCTACAAAAAAGAACACGTAGCGGCCGAAATGCTCGCAAGCATGTACGACGCCTCGCTCGACCAGTTTTACCCGCATCAATGGCAGAAGCCGTATGTTTGGCCAGTGCACATGAACCTGAAATACTGGATAGATAGCGGCAATTTCGGACCTGCTAATGCTGATCTGCGGTATAATGATTCAGATCATTTTAAAGGTTTTGAAAAAAGGTATGATGAACTGATCTGGGATTTATTCAAACACAGTTATGATACACGAAGCGCCAGAGGGCGAAGTGTCGTGAAGGATTCCCGTCTGTCTGAAAAAATAGCAATCCCGCTGGCAGCCCCGATGCCGGAAGGAGGAAATGACTTGGACTTTGCTGAAGAGACGACCAACTCGAATGAAGTTTCAACGGTAGAATACGATGAAACGCGCGATCAAAAAGTAGCTGGAAATGACCAGCTCGTTCCACCCCCCGCCACCCGCAAAAATTTCAACGAAACGGCCTTCTTCTTCCCCGACTTGAAAACCGACAGCGAAGGCAACATTACTTTCTCGTTCACGATGCCGGAAGCGCTTACCCGGTGGAAATTCCAGGCGCTCGCGCACACGCAGGAGCTGGCATTGGGTTACAGCAGCAAAGAAATCGTCACGCAGAAAGACCTGATGGTACAACCCAATGCACCACGTTTTTTGCGGGAAGGCGACCGGGTGAGTTTTCCTGTTAAAGTCGCCAATCTCAGCAGCGGCGCGGTCAATGCGGAAGTGTCGTTTTCCCTGTTTGATCCGGAAACCGATGAGTCGCTGGACGAACTTTTCAGGAATGACAAACCATCCAGCCAGTTATCCATTGCCGCTGGCCAGAGTAGCACGGCCTTTTTTGTACTCGAAATACCCAAAGACTTTACGAAAACGGTAACCTGGCGGGCGGTCGCGAAGGCCGGAAACCTTTCGGATGGTGAAGAAAATACGTTGCCTGTGTTGCCAAACCGCATGCTGGTTACCGAGAGCATACCCATCGCAATGAAAGGTAACGGCGCGAAGCATTTTACGTTTGAAAAGCTGCTGGGTTCGTCCCGGTCCGCGACGCTGGCGCATCAATCGGTGACCGTCGAATACAGTAGCAACCCGGCCTGGTACGCGGTGCAATCACTGCCGTATTTGATGGAATATCCTTACGAATGTGCCGAGCAAACGTGGAACCGCTACTGTGCCAACTCACTGGCTTCGCATATTGTGAATGCGTCACCCCGGATTGCCGAAGTATTCAAATCCTGGAAGGGTACCGGTGCTTTGGAAAGCAATCTGGCTAAAAACCAGGAACTGAAATCGCTGCTGATCCAGGAAACACCCTGGGTACTCGCTTCAAAATCGGAAGCAGAGCAAAAACGGAATATCGCATTGCTTTTCGATTTCGCCAGAATGGAGAACGAGTTGAATGCGAACATGCGCAAATTATTGAAAATGCAAAGCCCGAACGGTGGCTTTGTGTGGTTCAAAGGCGGTCCGGACGACCGTTATATAACGCAATACATACTCACAGGCATTGGCCATTTATTGAAAATCAATGCGTTGCATTCTGAGCAACTAGCAAATATCGATGCAATTATCGAAAAGGCCCTCCCTTACCTCGATAAGCGGGCCGAAGAGGATTATGAGAATCTTGTCAAGTCAAAATCGGATTTGAAACAATACGTGCCCGGCCCGGTTGAAATACAATATCTCTATGCCCGGAGCTTTTTTGCAAAACCAGTCCCTGCCTCGACGGAGAAGGCCTATCAATATTATCGCGAGCGGGCAAGGCTTACCTGGACGGCGCAATCCAAACTGCTGCAAGGCCAGATCGCATTGATATGCCACAGAGCGAAGGACACTAAAACAGCCCGCCAGATACTGGAATCGTTGCGTCAAACGGCTATTCGAAGCGAGGACCTCGGCATGTACTGGAAAGACAATCAGCGGGGCTGGTGGTGGCACGAGGCGCCCATCGAGCGCCAGGCTTTGCTTATTGAAGCATTTCAGGAAATAGATAACGATCACCCAACCGTCGCCGCACTCAAAACCTGGCTCCTTAAAAACAAGCAGACAAATAGCTGGGAAAGTACGAAAGCCACTGCGGAGGCGTGTTACGCGCTCCTCATGAACGGGACCGACTGGCTAGCGGAATCCCCTCAAACCACCGTCCGGATCGGTCAGACGGAGATCCATTCCAAAGACGGCAAAACGGAAAGCGGCACAGGCTATTTCAAAAAGACGATCGATACGGAAATTAATCCGAAAATGGGCGATATCGAGGTGACGGTCAATTCAGCATCTTCCCAGCTCCCTGGTTGGGGCGCCGTGTATTGGCAATATTTCGAGGACCTCGACAAAATTACCCTCGCCGAGACGCCGCTAAAACTTTCGAAGCAGCTTTTCGTGGAGACCAATACCGATTCGGGACCAGTTCTCACACCAGTACGCGAAGGCGATGCGGTGAAAGTGGGCGACAAAATCAAAGTGCGGATCGAGCTGCGCGTGGATCGCGACATGGAATATGTGCACATGAAAGACCTCCGTGCATCGGGACTCGAGCCGACGAATGTCCTCAGCGGCTATCGCTGGCAAGGCGGGCTCGGCTACTATGAAACCACTCGCGACGCCAGCACGAATTTCTTCTTCGACCGGCTGCGAAAAGGTACTTACGTGTTTGAATATCCGCTCTTTATCACACACGAAGGTGATTTCAGCAATGGTATCACCACCATTCAATGCATGTACGCACCGGAGTTCGCCGCTCACAGCGAAGGAATCAGGATCAAGGCATTTCCCCAAAACTAG